Proteins co-encoded in one Arachis hypogaea cultivar Tifrunner chromosome 13, arahy.Tifrunner.gnm2.J5K5, whole genome shotgun sequence genomic window:
- the LOC112736435 gene encoding superoxide dismutase [Cu-Zn], chloroplastic, with protein MQATMVVAPQPLLSPFPSSILKSSFSGVSINLSPQSQFASLSASAAKHLTVVAATKKAVAVLKGNSPVEGVVTLTQDDNGPTTVNVRVTGLTPGLHGFHLHEYGDTTNGCISTGAHFNPNNLTHGAPEDEVRHAGDLGNIVANADGVAEATIVDKQIPLTGPNSVVGRAFVVHELEDDLGKGGHELSLTTGNAGGRLACGVVGLTPL; from the exons ATGCAAGCAACCATGGTGGTGGCGCCAcaaccccttctctctcccttcccaaGCTCAATCCTCAAGTCCTCTTTCTCCGGCGTCTCCATCAACTTGTCTCCTCAATCCCAATTTGCATCCCTCTCTGCCTCCGCCGCCAAGCACCTCACCGTCGTCGCCGCCACCAAGAAGGCCGTCGCCGTCCTCAAGGGTAACTCCCCCGTCGAAGGCGTCGTCACTCTCACCCAGGATGACAACG GCCCTACTACTGTTAATGTTCGTGTTACTGGCCTTACTCCAGGTCTTCATGGATTTCACCTA CATGAGTATGGTGATACCACAAACGGCTGTATTTCAACAG GAGCGCATTTCAACCCGAATAACCTGACACATGGTGCTCCTGAGGATGAAGTCCGTCATGCGGGTGACCTGGGAAACATAGTTGCTAATGCAGATG GTGTTGCAGAGGCAACAATCGTCGATAAGCAG ATACCACTCACTGGCCCCAATTCAGTTGTTGGAAGAGCATTCGTGGTTCATGAACTTGAGGATGATCTTGGAAAGG GTGGGCATGAACTTAGTTTGACAACTGGAAATGCTGGTGGAAGATTAGCATGTG GTGTAGTTGGTCTGACTCCACTGTAA
- the LOC112736436 gene encoding E3 ubiquitin-protein ligase RZFP34: METKAEVVFSSAESSSKHVSPMELGIENFGCKHYRRRCKIRAPCCDEVFDCRHCHNDAKNSEEINVKDRHDIPRHEINKVICSVCDTEQDVQQYCINCGVCMGKYFCGTCKFFDDDVSKNQYHCDDCGICRTGGKDNFFHCKKCGCCYSKIMEAGHRCVERAMHHNCPVCFEYLFETLRDITVLPCGHTIHLECVKEMERHHRYSCPVCSKSICDMSSLWKKLDQVIASTPMPETYKNKMVWILCNDCGVNSQVQFHVVAHKCLSCNSYNTRQIQGNPATSCSSRVTEMVR, from the exons ATGGAAACCAAGGCTGAAGTTGTTTTTTCTTCTGCTGAATCCAGCTCCAAACACGTTTCTCCAATGGAACTTGGAATTGAGAATTTTGG GTGCAAACATTACAGAAGGAGATGCAAGATTAGAGCACCATGTTGTGATGAGGTTTTTGATTGTAGGCATTGCCACAACGATGCTAAG AACTCTGAGGAGATTAATGTTAAGGATCGTCATGATATCCCACGCCATGAAATTAACAAG GTCATTTGTTCTGTGTGTGATACAGAACAAGAT GTTCAACAGTACTGCATAAACTGTGGGGTATGCATGGGAAAGTATTTTTGTGGCACTTGCAaattctttgatgatgat GTTTCAAAGAACCAGTACCACTGTGATGATTGTGGCATCTGCAG AACTGGAGGAAAGGATAACTTTTTCCATTGCAAGAAATGTG GGTGCTGCTACTCTAAAATAATGGAAGCTGGTCATCGCTGTGTGGAAAGAGCAATGCATCACAATTGTCCTGTTTGCTTTGAG tATCTGTTTGAGACATTAAGGGATATTACTGTGTTGCCTTGTGGGCATACCATACATTTGGAGTGTGTCAAAGAGATGGAAAGACATCATAGGTACTCTTGTCCGGTTTGCTCCAAATCCATTTGTGACATGTCAAGTTTATGGAAGAAGCTTGATCAAGTG ATTGCTTCAACTCCAATGCCAGAAACCTACAAAAACAAGATG GTGTGGATTCTGTGTAATGATTGTGGAGTGAATTCTCAAGTGCAATTCCATGTTGTGGCACATAAATGCCTAAGTTGCAACTCTTATAACACAAGGCAGATACAGGGGAACCCTGCTACCTCATGTTCTTCAAGAGTCACTGAGATGGTTAGGTGA
- the LOC112736437 gene encoding protein SOSEKI 3 → MEGRMKKYQRQVSPERAKVWTEKSPKYHQNRKVPVIYYLSRNRQLEHPHFMEVPVSSPEGLYLRDVIDRLNALRGRGMASLYSWSCKRSYKNGFVWHDLFEDDLILPAHGNEYVLKGSELFDETNSDRYSPINNVKMQSMKLLPGPPSSRSHDEASSSDSMNGKEIKNSQEDELSQGPHSGSSDVSPESRDEKSDSLSLALTEYKIYKTDGLADASTQTEERVSRRKTHKTCTRGVSTEDRSLVSECHEICRVPHAKDNPEICRDTISPPPSTSSPSSFVGKPETTLESLIRADASKRNSFRIVEEDSIRMPTNTRLKASHLLMQLISCGSISVKNHSFDLIPSYKPRFSNSKFPSPLFSTSFMLGEFDCLAENPKLMSLRLEDKEYFSGSLVETKLKEGDGDNALKRSSSYNDEKIYKEAKQEEDKEEPSSGHSKCIPRSITSLTKQLRSEYMKSPISDESRSSSDRIDSSCKSSVRSNGSSKRITEPLPGKKQSYKIDSFREDEMIKIEERLASGARVIIQSLPYSDTPSSSS, encoded by the exons ATGGAAGGGAGGATGAAGAAGTACCAAAGGCAAGTGAGTCCTGAGAGGGCAAAAGTGTGGACTGAGAAATCCCCAAAGTACCATCAGAATAGGAAGGTTCCTGTGATTTACTATCTCAGTAGGAACAGGCAGCTAGAACACCCTCATTTCATGGAGGTTCCAGTGTCTTCCCCTGAGGGGCTATACTTGAGAG ATGTGATTGATAGACTAAATGCTTTGAGAGGTAGGGGAATGGCTTCCTTGTATTCATGGTCTTGCAAGAG AAGCTACAAGAATGGATTTGTGTGGCATGATCTCTTTGAAGATGATCTAATTCTACCTGCCCATGGGAATGAGTATGTCCTCAAAGGCTCTGAACTCTTCGATGAAACCAATTCAG ATCGTTACAGTCCCATTAACAATGTCAAAATGCAAAGCATGAAGCTGTTGCCAGGGCCACCTTCTTCTAGGAGCCATGATGAAGCTTCCTCTTCTGATAGCATGAATGGGAAAGAGATAAAGAACTCCCAAGAAGATGAGCTTTCCCAAGGACCACACTCTGGTTCATCGGATGTATCTCCGGAGTCTAGAGATGAAAAGAGTGACTCTCTAAGCTTGGCCTTGACAGAGTACAAAATCTATAAGACTGATGGACTGGCAGACGCTTCGACTCAGACAGAAGAACGTGTCAGCAGACGGAAAACACATAAAACTTGTACAAGGGGTGTATCAACAGAGGATAGATCATTGGTATCTGAATGCCATGAAATTTGTCGAGTTCCACATGCGAAGGACAATCCTGAAATCTGTAGAGATACCATTTCACCGCCTCCCTCGACTTCAAGTCCTTCATCTTTTGTGGGGAAGCCTGAAACTACTTTGGAATCTCTTATTAGAGCTGATGCTAGTAAGAGGAACAGCTTTAGGATTGTGGAAGAAGATAGCATTCGGATGCCTACCAACACAAGGTTGAAAGCTTCACATTTGCTCATGCAACTGATCTCATGCGGCTCAATATCGGTGAAGAACCACAGTTTTGACCTCATTCCTTCATACAAGCCTAGGTTTTCCAATTCAAAATTCCCGTCTCCATTGTTCTCAACTTCATTTATGTTGGGAGAGTTTGATTGCTTGGCAGAGAATCCAAAGCTCATGAGCCTTAGATTGGAAGATAAAGAATATTTTAGTGGGAGTTTAGTGGAGACTAAACTGAAGGAAGGAGATGGGGATAATGCTCTGAAACGCTCTTCTTCCTATAATGATGAGAA GATATATAAAGAagcaaaacaagaagaagacaaggAGGAACCATCCTCAGGACATTCAAAATGCATTCCACGATCAATTACTTCGTTGACCAAGCAATTGCGAAGCGAATACATGAAATCCCCCATTTCTGACGAATCGAGAAGCTCGTCTGATAGAATTGACAGCTCATGCAAATCCTCAGTAAGATCAAATGGTAGcagcaaaagaatcactgaaccTCTACCAGGGAAAAAGCAATCTTATAAGATAGATTCATTTAGAGAAGATGAGATGATCAAAATTGAAGAAAG GCTTGCTTCAGGAGCTCGGGTTATAATCCAATCTTTGCCATACTCTGACACACCATCTAGCAGCTCTTAG